One genomic region from Hoeflea algicola encodes:
- a CDS encoding chloride channel protein, with translation MRRFDYFELVIMLATVIQWLVLATIAGAIVGTGTSLFLHGLFFLTDRTADVSLWLQMMLLPLGGLLNGLLLHYGYLNSPSGLKDSMFAAVHVQNGRMPFRTMLIKPVAAIITLASGGSAGKEGPCSHIGASLAAAIGQLLHLNSELRLRLVACGVSAGFASVFGTPIAGAIYGVEVLAVGRIRHDFLFPAVVAGVASFEITKFWGVPFDYYDVAILPVFSELVFFKTMMIGIIAGVVALIFAESVHRMTRLFTAVKLRFNVWPPLMPVFGGVVLAMLIVFIPTDYLGLSLPMVERAVSGETMPYMGFVWKTLLVAITLGSGFYGGIVTPQFVIGAMAGNAFAPLFGLDPGLGAAVGLVSVIAAASNTPIAAVLMGMELFGGAVDSIYVAGAAIAAYVIIGHRSVYLEQRVAYTKSSWIRIQPDVLIGAEKARLSHGLLRWWQRHRRK, from the coding sequence ATGCGTCGCTTTGACTATTTCGAACTCGTAATCATGCTGGCCACAGTGATCCAGTGGCTGGTGCTTGCAACCATCGCAGGCGCCATCGTCGGCACAGGAACCAGCCTGTTTTTGCACGGATTGTTTTTCCTCACCGATCGCACTGCCGACGTCTCGCTCTGGCTGCAGATGATGCTGCTGCCCTTGGGCGGACTGCTGAACGGTCTGCTGCTGCATTACGGCTACCTCAACAGTCCGAGCGGTTTGAAGGATTCGATGTTTGCAGCCGTTCATGTTCAGAACGGGCGAATGCCATTCCGGACCATGCTGATCAAGCCGGTTGCCGCCATCATAACCCTGGCCAGCGGCGGCTCGGCCGGCAAGGAAGGGCCATGCTCCCATATCGGGGCGTCGCTGGCAGCGGCAATTGGTCAGCTTCTGCATCTCAATTCCGAACTCCGCCTGCGTCTTGTTGCCTGCGGCGTGAGCGCTGGCTTTGCCAGTGTCTTTGGCACGCCGATCGCCGGCGCCATCTATGGTGTCGAGGTACTCGCAGTCGGCCGCATCCGCCACGACTTTCTGTTTCCGGCAGTTGTCGCAGGCGTTGCGTCTTTTGAGATCACCAAATTCTGGGGTGTGCCGTTTGACTATTATGACGTCGCCATCCTTCCGGTGTTTTCCGAACTGGTTTTCTTCAAGACCATGATGATCGGCATCATCGCCGGGGTCGTGGCACTGATCTTTGCGGAATCCGTACACCGCATGACCCGTCTTTTCACGGCAGTGAAGCTCCGCTTCAATGTCTGGCCACCCTTGATGCCTGTCTTTGGCGGTGTGGTTCTCGCGATGTTGATTGTATTCATACCGACCGATTATCTGGGCCTGAGCCTGCCCATGGTTGAACGCGCGGTTTCGGGGGAAACGATGCCGTATATGGGGTTTGTGTGGAAGACGCTGCTGGTGGCAATCACCCTGGGATCGGGTTTTTACGGCGGCATCGTCACGCCGCAATTCGTGATCGGGGCCATGGCCGGAAATGCCTTCGCGCCGTTGTTCGGGCTGGATCCCGGCCTGGGAGCGGCCGTCGGGCTGGTTTCGGTCATTGCCGCGGCTTCCAACACGCCGATTGCTGCAGTGCTGATGGGCATGGAGCTGTTTGGCGGCGCGGTCGATTCCATCTATGTGGCCGGTGCCGCAATCGCGGCCTATGTCATCATCGGTCACCGCAGCGTCTATCTTGAACAGCGCGTGGCCTATACCAAATCGTCCTGGATACGGATCCAGCCTGACGTGCTAATCGGTGCCGAAAAGGCGCGTCTGTCGCACGGCTTGCTCAGATGGTGGCAACGCCATCGTCGCAAATAG
- a CDS encoding RidA family protein has translation MNPRRTHSTGSPMEQAAAYSRAVRVGAFVHVSGTTGYDYASMEMPAGVADQARNCFTTIAASLTALDAELGNIVRVTYYVTKPEHFDAVAPVLREFLGDINPAATMIVCQLIRPEMLIEIEVTAQVA, from the coding sequence ATGAACCCGCGCCGCACGCATTCAACCGGGTCGCCGATGGAACAGGCGGCGGCCTATTCGCGCGCGGTGCGGGTGGGCGCGTTCGTGCATGTCTCCGGCACCACCGGCTATGATTATGCGAGTATGGAGATGCCCGCGGGCGTGGCTGACCAGGCGCGCAATTGCTTTACCACCATCGCCGCCTCGCTAACGGCGCTGGATGCCGAGCTCGGCAACATCGTGCGGGTGACCTATTACGTCACCAAGCCCGAGCATTTCGATGCGGTGGCGCCGGTGCTGCGCGAGTTCCTGGGTGACATCAACCCCGCAGCCACAATGATCGTCTGCCAATTGATCCGTCCGGAAATGCTGATCGAAATCGAGGTCACTGCCCAGGTGGCATGA
- a CDS encoding branched-chain amino acid aminotransferase, with translation MAVNTQARTKTWTFVDGEWLEGNPPLIGPVSHAMWLGSTVFDGARWFDGVAPDLDLHCQRVNRSAEALGLKAIMQATEIEALAHEGLTKFDGKTAVYIKPMYWAEHGGYMSVPADPESTRFCLCLFESPMIASSGFSVSVSPFRRPSYECAPTNAKAGCLYPNNGRAVMEAKSRGFDNALVLDMLGNVAETGTSNIFMVKDGVVFTPVPNGSFLSGITRARAIALLRAAGTEVVEKTLSVADFKDADEIFSTGNHSKVVPIIRIEDRELQAGPVARDARQLYMDWAHG, from the coding sequence ATGGCCGTCAACACCCAAGCGCGCACCAAGACCTGGACCTTTGTTGATGGCGAATGGCTGGAGGGCAACCCGCCGCTAATTGGCCCGGTCAGCCATGCCATGTGGCTCGGATCGACCGTGTTTGACGGCGCCCGCTGGTTTGACGGCGTCGCTCCTGATCTCGACCTGCATTGCCAACGGGTCAACCGCTCGGCAGAGGCGCTGGGTCTGAAGGCAATCATGCAGGCGACAGAAATTGAAGCGCTGGCACATGAGGGGCTGACAAAATTCGACGGCAAGACCGCCGTCTACATCAAGCCGATGTACTGGGCCGAGCACGGCGGGTACATGTCGGTTCCGGCCGATCCGGAATCGACCCGCTTCTGCCTGTGTCTGTTTGAAAGTCCGATGATCGCTTCCAGCGGGTTTTCCGTCAGCGTGTCGCCGTTCCGCCGCCCCTCCTATGAATGCGCGCCGACCAATGCCAAGGCGGGATGCCTGTATCCCAACAATGGCCGGGCCGTGATGGAAGCCAAATCACGCGGCTTCGACAATGCGTTGGTTCTCGACATGCTCGGCAATGTGGCCGAGACCGGCACCTCGAACATCTTCATGGTCAAGGATGGCGTCGTGTTCACGCCGGTGCCGAATGGCAGCTTCCTGTCCGGCATTACCCGCGCGCGCGCCATCGCACTGTTGCGCGCGGCCGGCACCGAGGTCGTGGAGAAGACGCTTTCGGTCGCCGATTTCAAGGATGCCGACGAGATCTTTTCGACCGGCAACCACTCCAAGGTGGTGCCGATCATCCGCATCGAGGACCGCGAATTGCAGGCCGGACCGGTGGCGCGCGACGCCCGCCAACTCTACATGGACTGGGCGCATGGCTGA